A single region of the Oxyura jamaicensis isolate SHBP4307 breed ruddy duck chromosome 6, BPBGC_Ojam_1.0, whole genome shotgun sequence genome encodes:
- the CWF19L1 gene encoding CWF19-like protein 1 isoform X3: MAAPLRVLACGDAEGRLEALFGRVRAIQDKSGHFDMLLCVGNFFGSTSDTQWTEYRTGAKKAPIQTFVLGANDQETVRYFPDVSGCELAENITYLGRRGVFSSTSGLQIAYLSGTESQDEPAPAYSFSSKDVTELKTSLLSTPNFKGVDILLTSPWPRDVGNFGNSPGKIDTKKCGSILISDLAASLKPRYHFAALEKAYYERLPYRNHTVLQETPQHVSRFIALADVGNTSKKKYLYAFSIVPMSLMDPAELVKQPQDVTENPYQKSRKEAQKTKALVCAEEEPACQFFFDLNKHQGKKRPSDGKERGNSQPKQAKNPSQPTGPCWFCLASPEVEKHLVVSIGTHCYLALAKGGLLPDHVLILPIGHYQSVVDLSPEVMEEVTKYKSALKDFFRSKGKRYVLFERNYRSQHLQLQVIPVPLDCTSEDIKESFITQAKEQQIDLLEIPEHSDITQV; this comes from the exons ATGGCGGCGCCGCTGCGTGT GCTGGCGTGCGGCGACGCGGAGGGGCGGCTGGAGGCGCTCTTTGGGCGGGTCCGGGCCATCCAGGACAAGAGCGGCCACTTCGAC ATGCTTTTGTGTGTTGGGAATTTCTTTGGCTCTACTTCAGACACGCAATGGACAGAGTATCGCACAGGGGCCAAGAAAG CTCCAATTCAAACCTTTGTGCTTGGCGCTAATGACCAAGAGACTGTGCGCTATTTTCCGGATGTCAGTGGCTGTGAATTAGCTGAGAACATCACTTATTTAG GCCGTCGAGGTGTTTTCAGCAGTACCTCTGGACTGCAGATTGCATACCTGAGTGGCACTGAGTCCCAGGATGAGCCAGCTCCTGCCTACAGCTTTAGCTCAAAGGATgtgacagaattaaaaacatctttgttATCAACCCCAAACTTCAAGGGTGTGGATATATTGCTGACGTCTCCATGGCCCAGAGATGTGGGGAATTTTGGCAACAGTCCG gGAAAAATAGATACCAAGAAATGTGGTTCCATATTAATATCTGATCTGGCTGCAAGTCTCAAACCAAGGTATCACTTTGCTGCATTGGAGAAGGCCTATTATGAAAGACTTCCTTACAG AAATCACACAGTGCTACAGGAGACCCCACAGCATGTGAGCAGGTTTATTGCTCTTGCTGATGTTGGCAATACAAGCAAGAAAAAG tatcTCTACGCATTCAGCATTGTTCCGATGAGCTTGATGGATCCTGCAGAGCTAGTGAAACAGCCACAAGACGTCACAGAAAATCCATACCAAAAATCACGAAAGGAGGCACAGAAGACCAAAGCACTTGTGTGTGCAGAG GAAGAACCAGCGTGtcagtttttctttgatttgaacaaacatcaaggaaaaaaacGTCCCTCAGatgggaaagagagagggaacTCGCAACCTAAGCAAGCCAAAAACCCCT CACAGCCCACAGGGCCCTGCTGGTTCTGCCTTGCCAGCCCAGAAGTGGAGAAGCACTTGGTCGTTAGCATTGGCACACAT TGTTATCTTGCTCTGGCCAAGGGTGGCTTACTACCTGATCATGTGTTGATTTTACCTATTGGGCACTATCAGTCAGTGGTTGACTTGTCTCCAGAGGTGATGGAAGAAGTGACCAAGTACAAATCTGCCCTGAAGGATTTTTTCAGAAGCAAGGGGAAGAgatatgttttatttgaaagaaactaTAGGAGTCAGCATCTGCAGTTACAG GTAATTCCTGTCCCATTGGACTGTACTTCTGAAGACATTAAAGAGTCCTTTATTACACAAGCAAAGGAGCAACAGATTGATCTATTAGAAATCCCAGAGCACTCGGATATCACGCAAGTATGA